Genomic segment of Mucilaginibacter sabulilitoris:
TCAAAACCGGGTAACAGTAGCGACCCAGGGACAAGCAAGGCGGGAACCTGTTTACTGGCTTTGCGGCATCCGGTGTATAAGTGGCACGAGCTTAACACAGGCTTTTGTATGGAACGCGAGAACCTGTCGCCATCATGTTAAGGGAAAACCTCAAGTCGGTGCACCGGCAAGAGGGAAAGTACCGATGGATGGCACGGGGGCGGAACATCCCGTATTAGTAATGAAGTTCCTGTAATGGGAATGGAGCGAAGGGGATGTATTAACAGGCTTTCTATATCCGGCGCAAAACTGAGCGATCAGGAGGTAGCAAAGGATGAAAGCAAAACACGCGGAGTCAAGGACAGACCCCGGTGTATTAGTTAATAAGAGCCGTGTGATGGGAGACTATCAAGCACGGTTCTATGAGGGACTTGGGGTGAAATTCCCCAGGTCTACTCGACAAATTTTAAACGTGTCATTTTTATTGGATAATATGAAAAAGATTTTTAAACAAAAACAGCGCTGCCTGCTCATCGCACTAATAGCATTAATATGGACATCCTGTAAGGTTGATAGAGTGTTACCTGTTAACGAATCTGTTAAAGATATATCAGGTAGCTGGAAAGTGCTTAAGGCCAGCCGCAATGGAACCGACCTAACCCCCTTAGTTGATTTTTCCCAGTTCAGGGTAAAGTTTGATGCCGAGGGCAATTATACCTTGGTTAACGACCTGCCATTTGTGGTTAACAAAAACGGGAAATTTAAGCTTGACGACCCTAATTACCCTTTTAAAATAGTTTTTACGGCTACCGGGGCACAACCGTTAACCACTGCTTTTAATTACCCGGTAGTTGGCGGCGCAAGGCAGCTTAACCTCACGTTTAGCCCGGGCTGCAGCCTCAATACCTACGTTTACACATTAGTGAAAGAATAACAGACCAATACATTAAACCCCATATAAATGAGAACACGTTTACATATTAAAGGAAAATATTTGTGGAGTTCGGGCGCGCTTGTTTTGCTGGCACTTGTGTTTACCTTTTGCCATACCAAAATAACCAGCGTTACCCAGCCGGCAACCGCTGTAGTTGGCGATGTTATCAATATCGACGTAGCTGTTGATATTTCTACCAACTATTTCGACAGTGATGTAAAAAACGGCAATGTTATGGTAGCAGTGCTGATGCCCAAGGGCTGGAAAGGTAAAGATAATATGACTGCCACCTATACCAGTTCAAAGGGTAACGGTAAAATGGTTTTTACCCCGGCAGGCGCTATCGCGGCCAACACAAGCGGTTTAACCTGGGCAGCC
This window contains:
- a CDS encoding DUF5004 domain-containing protein, producing MKKIFKQKQRCLLIALIALIWTSCKVDRVLPVNESVKDISGSWKVLKASRNGTDLTPLVDFSQFRVKFDAEGNYTLVNDLPFVVNKNGKFKLDDPNYPFKIVFTATGAQPLTTAFNYPVVGGARQLNLTFSPGCSLNTYVYTLVKE